The Cucurbita pepo subsp. pepo cultivar mu-cu-16 chromosome LG05, ASM280686v2, whole genome shotgun sequence nucleotide sequence TCCATCTCCAATCTTACCATgaccactttgaacataaactctccGGTAACAATagtagagatagtattcctcacttataaaattatgatcattccttaaattagccaaaGCAgtactcactcccaacaatcttctaACAATACATCATACTTTACGGTAAATCtaattaataacttttttatcccctaaatattattagtattatgaGTTTTAAATACCATAGacattaaaatcaaaacctaCGAATGAATGTCTTAATCACTCTAAcgatatatataatatatgaagtaaatatttgaatttatgacttaaagaaaataaatgtctTAATCTTTGGGTTAGgttcatattataaatttatttatttgatgaattAATATAAGGTTTTAATTTGAAGTAGAAAGAGGGGTTCATTTGGCaccttcaaattaaattagaatataGTTGAGAATTAAGggctaaaatataatttaaacttattatactaaaaaaaaaaaagtagactTTTAgttgctttaattttttatagtttcttaaaactttttaaaacattttgtttgaacataaaattataatactttattttataataatgcaTATATTTGGTTTAATATATAGTCATGTGCCTATTTTTCACactttcattattattattattattattattagtattattattagtattattattgtatAAGTGTGAAAAATAGGCACATGACTTTGGTGGCAAacactaatttaaaaatgaattattgtTATATCAATAATCCCACTTGATCAAAGCTAAAAAATATGTGGCAATTCACACAAACCCTATTGGTCAACTACTTTTCTTGTCAAACTaggcaaataataataataataataataaataataaataataaataataaataattattttatttgtaaatttcaGGCAAGAAATGAGCTGATAAGGATATTTGAAAAAGTATTGGAAGAGAAGAgggaaaatttgaagaacaaagttggagaaaacagaaaaaaagatATGGCTGATTTGCTGTTAGAGGTCAGGGACGAAGACGGGGAAGGCTTAGACGATGGTTGCATTATTGATTTGTTGATCGGTTTCTTCTTCGCTGGCCACGAAACTTCGGCTCATACTATCATGAGAGCTATCATGTTCCTCTCCGAAAATCCCGAAACCCTTCGTAAAGCTAAGGTTCGTTTCGGTTCTTACATTCTTTTAACTTATCGAACAAGTAATGTATTCTCGATCGATATAAATGGTCGCGTTGTTGTGCAGGCCGAGCAAGAGCAAATTGTGAATGCAAGGCCGGCGGATGCCCAACACAAAGGCTTAACCATGAAGGAAATCAAACAAATGGAGTATCTTTCTAAGGTGCCTCtattttccaaatattataaattagcCCCCAAGTTTACTAATATTTCTGGATTTGACcatattaattaacaaattaaacaTTCACCTACTACCAAATACACACTCttaaataacttattttttaaaaagtccaTGAAATATTGTATTTGTTGCTTAATTAGGTGATGGATGAAACGTTGAGGAAGACAAGTTTGGCGTTCACATTGTCGAGGGAGACAAAAGTTGACGTTAACTTAAACGGTTGGTTGGTTTGAATGGATAACCTGAATTTCAtcgaaaataatttttttatttttttatttatttcataaattggTTTGGTTTTCAGGGTACACCATACCCAAAGGATGGAAGATCCTTGTTTGGACCAGAGCGGTTCATATGAACCCTGAAATCTATGAGAACCCACACAAGTTCGACCCATCTAGATGGGATGTAAGTAGCTTCCATTAATAACCAAAATCAATACTCTCATATGATATCATAACCAAAACATTAgattcttttccattttggtTTCAGAATCCAAAACGGAGAGCTGGATCTTTCATTCCCTTTGGAGCAGGAATGAGGCTTTGCCCAGGAATTGATCTTTCCAAACTCGAGATCGCCATTTTCCTTCACTATTTCATCCATGGTGGGTTCAGGTGAGAGATCCAGAACTATAAATGTGAGATCACACGTCGGTTGTAAAGAGAAACAAAGCATACATatgagagtgtggaaacctctaaaaccgtgagactagCGGTAATATGTAATGAGTCAAAACGGAGAATATCTCTTAGCAGTAGACTTAGTCTGTTACAAAGGGTATTAGAGCCAGTTACTACTGAGAGATGTCCCCGttgggtgtggattgtgagatcctacgtcggttgaaaaggggaatgaagcatatcttataagagtgtgaaaacatctccctcTATGAGATGCGTTTTGAAACGGTGAGACTGGAATGTAATAAACTTTGATTTTTGTTGTGCAGACTTGAGAGAGTGAATCCAAATTGCCCAGAGAATCACCTGCCTTTGCCAACTCCTACAGACAACTGCCTTGCAAGAGTTGTAAGAGATTCATGAGTTTTGGAATGAAGAACATCAGAAAATGGGCTCTCAGTAACCTTCTATTCAAACtacaatataattttattaggaACATTTTACTATTCTCCCTCTGTtatatgtaaatatataaatatataaatacattttttcttttgtacgGGTTCATAAATTACTCATCGCTCagtttccaaaaaaaaaattgaatgagaTTGACCAACTTGAACCTTCCTTCTACTTCCACGTTAGTATGattttgttcactttgagcataagctctcgtgactttacttttggtttctccataAGACCTCATACAAATGGAGATTATTCCATAAGACCTCCTTGATTAACGGACGTGGGAAGTCCCACTCCCAACGATCCACAACAAGTTCAGCACATTCAAGAGCACATTCAAGAATCAACCATGACTAAAAATATGGCATAGTAATTCAATTAATTGCAAGTGGGATAAACATTCAAGGATGGATGAAGTTTTGGGCACATTTCAACTCACAATGAGCTTGTAATTTTTGGCTCTCTTTCTCCACAGACATAGCTTGTGAGGTTTCAACAATTGAAGCAGCTTCAAAAGGAATTATTAACTCAAGCCCTGTTCGGAATACACGTTTGTTGCTCACCTCTAGTGCGctgcatcttcttcctcacaAAACTTTGTGTATTCTTTTGGACCAAACAAGGAATCTAATTCAGCTGGATTGCTTGGCTtcacttttatcatccaaccTCCTTCATATGGACTTGAATTGATCttcatttcatgaacatatggaacaaaataaatcaatatgcTTCATTTATACTTAAAGTTACTATTGTTTTTCAGCTTTCACATGATCCTCTGTCGTATTTAATTGGATAATAAAAAGTGCAATTTTAGATTTGTTAGATGAATATGACGCTCCACaacggtatgatattgtccactttgagtataagctctcatggctttactttgggcttccccaaaaggtctcatgccaatggagatagtattccttgattataaacccatgatcattccctaaattagccgatgtggaactttcatccaccaacacctcccctcgaacaaagtacacctctccttaatcgagactcggcTCCtattcttttggagtcctttgttcgacatttgaggattttattggcatggctaagtttaggacatgactctgataccatgttagatgaacacgactctccacactggtatgatattgtccactttgagcataagctatcatggctttgttttgggcttccccaaaaagccgGGGTGAAAAATTtatatggggcttaattccccttaaggctggtcgtgagcgtgtcaagcTCACAATGCCGCGGGGTCAAAAAATGTAGGACCATgagccgacgtgggactttcatccaccAACCAGATTAAGCACTTAAAACAGTTTATCGGCCAAATTCAGAGTCCAAAGAATAGGCAAAAAGATGTGAGGATTTGAAATTACCAAACCAGGTGAATCCTTCAGCTGTGGATTAACTTCAACAATCTCACCAGAGATTGGGGAGTTGATATCACTGGTTGCTTTTACACTCTCCACTGCTCCAAAGCTCTTACCTTGAGAAACCGGAGCTCCTGATTCTGGCAGATCCACGAACACCACTTCTCCCAGATGGTCCTGTAGAGATGCATCAAACAAAACGCTTCCAACCCAAGTTTGAATTTCAAGTATAAACCCAAATTTTGTATAGTGGACTGATATACAAgatgttaaaataaaagtttgaatcAGTTTCCATTGTTTTGAGTAGCAGCAACATGAATGGTAAGTATCAAGTTGTCATATGCATGCataatttaggttaaattatatgtttggTATCTAAACTTTTACCAGTGTTGTTTCTCCTTCGTAGTTGtattataaaagtttttaatatgtctaacactttcaattttgtgtctaatgaAGTCCTACGTTAACTTCATTTAACACTAACATGACATGTCCTTTGTAGTTGATTTTCAATGAAACCTTTATAATCTATCTAGACAATAACTCAACCACGTTAATGATATAAAATCATTACACACCAATTTGAAAGTTCAATAACTTATTAGGAATTCAGTTACGAAAATGTATGAATAAGAATGAGATTAAATAGACAGTGTCCTAAAGTCCGTGAACCAAACTTAGAGTTTAATCTAAAATTCAGGGAAACAAAAGTTAGAATATTGGCGTTTAGAAATGAAAAGCACCTGAGCATGGTCAGTGATGCCAATGGTAGCAACAGGGCCCTCATGTTTCACCCACTCATGTGAAGAAGCATACTTCAGTCCATCCAAAACTGCAAATCCAACCAACATCTTTTGTCTTACCCagataagaaattaaacataattgaGAATCAAACAGCATCACACAATGGAAATGGGATCCAACNaaaaaaaaaaaaaaaaaaaaaaaaaaaaaaaaaaaaaaaaaaaaaaaaaagtctaagTTCACAGAGGCATTTACACAAACAGCTTGCAGGCAAGGaaagaaatagtaaaaaaaaataccagtAGAAAAGCATCTGGAGATAGAAAATGGAGGAGAGAGATGGGTTTTGGATGAAGAAGAGAGTCTGAGAGCATTAGCAGTGGAAGAAGCCCACATTCTTAGAGCCAtagttttgttgtttattttggctctgttcttcttgttcttgttcttcctctgCTTTGCTATGCTATCAGCTATGAGCAATCAACAATGAGcaaagaaatgaaaggaagTTTTGAAAACTTGAGTTTTACGACATTGTTGGTTTATCTTCGACGGATGGTGGGCAGTGAGTGCCTCATCTAAACACTGCCTTCTTATTTCTTCCAGTGAAATTCCCACTTTTTCCTGCCATATCCTCATCTCTAAGAGTTATGGCCTCATAATACCTCTAATNaaaaaaaaaaaaaaaaaaaaaaaaaaaaacaacgtTAAAATTCTCGTAGGCTCATTAATTCTAGCAAAGTAAAGTTTacctcaaaaataaaaaatacaNGTCTAAGTTccaatattaaatttgtaaggAATCTTCCCAAGATTAACATTCTCAATCATTAGCTTCTAACTCCACCCTAATTCTCGAATCTTGAAGacatatcaaaataaaaaatccaaagaaactTACCTTCGCTCTACCATGGTTCTAGGAGTAATTGAACGATTCGATTGCCCAGAATCAACCTCCTATCTCCAATGAGTATTTTTCTATCAAGAACTCCTTAGATCGATTGCGATCTCTAATCTCGGAGCAATTTTAAGTATACTTTTCTTAgaacaattttatgttaagTGACATCTTGAAATTAGGTAGTCTTAGAGAAAGAGGGTATATTCCcttgaaattttgtaaaaagttGGCATAaatttctagtttttttttttttcttttttttcttttgaaataatggtgtataatatatagtttattgtttggttttgggctttttctttcccgaTATTTACGTACTTTTTACTCACACAttacatatataattttctttttacctcGTACATTATTTATATAGTTATACACATTTATTGAAATAGTCCAGGtcaccattagtagatattgtccactatAGTTCATTATGTACCGCCGTCAgactcacagttttaaaacacatgtattaggaagaggtttccacactcttatacgaaatgttttgttcctctctccgaCTAATGTAGAATTTCACATTCATAACCAAGAAACAATTGTAACGTCCATTCGTAACatgttaataaatatttatcattgatagattttttttgtctctatcgatataatatataatttttacgATAATTATTCTCCTTGTAGAATGACCTAATTAATTGATCATAAGATTTTGTATGAGTACCTTACTTTCAATGTCTACCATTAGAGCtacaaatttcataataattattaatataatattggaAATATTggaaacaattatttttttttaagggaaaAGGAAATTACAATATGTGTCCATAACATATTATTGGGAAACATGTAATGATATATGTCAAAAGCTTGGTAATTGCTTCCATTCATCATCAAATCGTGTCCCCATTTGTATAAACATATTGATTTTCCCAAAAAGTATAtcctataaatatataatatgatataatatacaatataaatataaattcatgGAATATGGCCAATATGTTcacattataatttattaaataataggTGATTACACATATTTGTAACTCGGCCACCCTTACCAATATGACAAAATACTTCGACATACTTTGAAActcattctattttaatttctacttGGAAAGTCGATATTCctataattttagtaaatcttaaaattaatattttattaaatacaataaaataatgaaaataattttcatttaagaaaaaatattataaatacattttttaaaatttactaatCCAAACTGTTTTAGTTTGAGTCAACCTTAAACTAATAGTTTGCAAATAGTtgaaagatttattaaaaataaatatagaaaaagtaatattttaatgGGTGTatctatataatttatttgcatatttaaacCAAACCCATTAGTTCTTTTAGGGTTTGGATGAATGGGTTTGTATTAATCCAATTACTTAATTTGTTCTTTAAGCTTTGTTGAGTTGATAAGGCAATGATATATAAAAATGTGTATGAACCATACCCATCCttttgcatatatatatatatgtataatatatattggTTGGGGATGGCCTAATTTTGTGgtcttctttttatatatataatgttttattgcttttttttttttttctttccaacttTTAGGTTNtaaaaataaaaaaaaaaaaaaaaaagatgaaaataatttgGACGATGAGTTGAAAGTTTACTTTATTATCAGATTGCGATAAGtggcttttttttatttttatttttatcgtAAAAGTAGAGACCtttgttaataaatttgtGGTTGTTTATAAGGATCATGATGAATTGAAATGTATTATTTTCCATACAATAGATATCTTGTCAAATTGGTGACCTATCAATCAAATCatttagctaaaaaaaaaaaaaaaaaNaaaaaaaaaaaaaaaaaaaaaaaaaaaaaaaaaaaaaaaaaaaaaaaaaaaaaaaaaatcttgagtttcttgtttgaaaaatctcaaacatgacatacaaaaatgaaagatggTATCTAATACATGCataagaagaataagaagatTAATTAGCTATATAagacatattaaaaaatgatatatctTCGAAAACATACACTTTTCCATGAAAGTAAGCCTAATATTAGTTTAAAAGGAAGTAgatttaacctaaaatttgGGAGATGGAGAACGTAACTTATgccaataatttaataatttaatgagaTTGCTACACTGAGTAGTACTCTAACGGGAACCACTTTCTTTGTTGGTGGTCGTTTTCAAGGACTATGTGTTCAGAAAGTAGTACTTTTGATTAGTTTTAAGTATTGTAAGTTCTGAAAGAAGAGTAGTACTCTAAAGGGTAACACTTTTCGtggagtatatatatatatacatacacgtACATCCTAATAATTattggataaaaaaataaagtattatttACAATTTCTCCCTCCCAAATCCATGGAGGCCTTCAATCGAGTaatttttcctaaattagACCGTTTATAGTTTCTCGTTTAATGCCATTTGTGTATTTCCATTTAGCTCAAATTTGTATCTTTCCCTTTTCAAGTTTCTCACTTGCCAAACACATACCATAAATCTGTTCCTCCATTTTGCCTAAACCATTAGGAAACAATTGATTTACCTAACAACTCCATAAGTGTAAATAGGTACATATCATTGTCACTTTAATCTATTCTTTGGTTTCCATCATTTCCAAAAATGTGAAGTTAGAAAGTCGTGAGACAAGTGGTAAGTAACAACAATCTCGCACACGATTTGGAGGGTAATCACCATATATTCATATAATAGATGTGAGATTCTTGGCCTCACAAACACAATGGAAGGtagattaaaaagaataataataattaatggcaatagagagattcaaatctttagCCGGTAAAGATCgaactttctttttcctgaGAGATACAAAAGTTTGATATTATCAACCAACTGGAATAAATACAACAATCTTGGaagtgttctttctttttgagaTAAAACTTTGCACAAATTATTGCCAAAACATGGGCTTAACGTAAAGGCAACTCCTGAATTGGCATATAACTTCCATGAATTGAGAACACAACgaaacaaaccaaaagaaCATATTCCTATTGTTCACGAAGTACAGGGCAAAATAGAACAACAAATTATATTGAGTTTATGAACTCTAATAAGACTGTAAAAGCTTCTCATCATTTATTTGGgaaatataaagaataaatttagatGTGTAAAATGGAGCCGACAACCTGCAGACTACTAAGAGAGATAACATAGGGATAAGCAGTATATATTCCAAATACTTAGAATTGAAGAGCCGATTATCCTTGAAGAGAGATATGATAGGAAGAGTAAATGtaataagaatatttgagGTCATCCAATCCAATCATATTTATTAAGGATGCCTTTTGAAGAGCCACGCCGAATAAAGTTCGCTTGGAAAGAGAGATCTCAAATTTGGAATAGAATAAGATCTCGCATCCTCTGAAACTTATTTAGATTAGGTGGgagttgtgagatctcacattggttggagaggagaacatcCTCTAAATCTTGTTTAAATTAGGAGagagttgtgagatcccaaattagttggagagggaaacgaaacattctttataagggtgtggaaacatctccccaATGAACGTGccttaaaaccttgaaggaaagtcctaaagagaaaacccaaagaggacaatatctattagtggtgggcttaggaTGTTCCAAAAGCAATCTCGACGAGTTTGATCCTAGATAATGTCTCAACACAATGTATTAACAATTCTCCTATCAATTACTAGCTTCTAGCTTTTGAGAGA carries:
- the LOC111796121 gene encoding beta-amyrin 11-oxidase-like; translation: MDMDISLCLIGALAGVYVFLFGILRNLNQWRFVTRHARRYNLPPGDMGWPLIGTLLPFLKAFRSGRPDSFIHHFTSKYGKTGMYKTHLFGSPSVIVTVPEVCRHVLMNDEQFVFGYSKATRILTGSKALNSVPKPEHRRLRRLIASLISGNEALSLYIGHVEGIVVTCLEEWGSMKEPVEFLSEMKTVAFKVLLHIFIGANSAAFIDKMEKLYNDFHLGFMSTAVDIPGTTFSRALKARNELIRIFEKVLEEKRENLKNKVGENRKKDMADLLLEVRDEDGEGLDDGCIIDLLIGFFFAGHETSAHTIMRAIMFLSENPETLRKAKAEQEQIVNARPADAQHKGLTMKEIKQMEYLSKVMDETLRKTSLAFTLSRETKVDVNLNGYTIPKGWKILVWTRAVHMNPEIYENPHKFDPSRWDNPKRRAGSFIPFGAGMRLCPGIDLSKLEIAIFLHYFIHGGFRLERVNPNCPENHLPLPTPTDNCLARVVRDS
- the LOC111794733 gene encoding glycine cleavage system H protein 3, mitochondrial-like, which produces MALRMWASSTANALRLSSSSKTHLSPPFSISRCFSTVLDGLKYASSHEWVKHEGPVATIGITDHAQDHLGEVVFVDLPESGAPVSQGKSFGAVESVKATSDINSPISGEIVEVNPQLKDSPGLINSSPYEGGWMIKVKPSNPAELDSLFGPKEYTKFCEEEDAAH